A window of Belonocnema kinseyi isolate 2016_QV_RU_SX_M_011 chromosome 9, B_treatae_v1, whole genome shotgun sequence contains these coding sequences:
- the LOC117180708 gene encoding glutamic acid-rich protein-like, translating to MKQNKEKMDQHEVKDKDEDVKENWEPDKKEQINEQEKEGGEGEERGKENEEDEDEEDEDEEDEDEEGEEDEEEKEEKEENKENRMRRRRRRKKRIIFLGSFILYLTSLLQHTWIPMKIRRNRVSGRIAQTSAKD from the exons ATGAAGCAAAACAAGGAGAAGATGGACCAACATGAGGTGAAAGACAAGGACGAGGACGTTAAGGAAAATTGGGAGCCAGATAAGAAAGAGCAGATAAATGAACAGGAAAAGGA AGGAGGTGAAGGAGAAGAAAGAGGAAAAGAGAATGAGGAGGATGAGGATGAGGAGGATGAGGATGAGGAGGATGAGGATGAGGAGGGTGAGGAGGAtgaggaggagaaggaggagaaggaggagaaTAAGGAAAACAGGAtgaggaggaggagaagaaggAAGAAGcgaattatttttcttggatCTTTTATTCTATACt TGACGTCACTTCTCCAACACACATGGATACCAATGAAGATAAGACGTAATAGAGTCAGTGGGCGAATAGCGCAAACGTCTGCAAAGGATTGA